The window CTATTAACGGATGCCGGCGACCTTAATGCGGGCAAGTCTATTTTTCAGACCAACTGTGTAGCCTGCCATATGGCTGACGGGGGCGGTGGTATTGGTCCGAACCTGACGGATACATACTGGATACTGGGCGGTGGCATTAAAAATGTCTTCCGAACTATTTCTGAAGGGGGACGAGACGGAAAAGGAATGGTAGCGTGGAAACAAACCCTAAAGCCTTCTGAAGTGGCACAGGTTGCCAGTTATGTATTAAGTATGGAAGGGACTACCCCTGCCAACCCTAAAGATCCGGAAGGAGAGATCTGGACACCCGAAGAAGAATAAAATATAATTATGGCCCAGAATACCGAAAATAAAGAAGCTTTCAGAGATTCCATTGGAACCGTCACCAAAGAGGGTAAACGCGCATGGGTTTTCCCTAAAAAACCGAGTGGAAACTATTATAAGTACAGAAAATATGTCAGTTACTTCCTTTTGGCTTTTTTACTCCTTGCTCCTTTTATAAAGATAAACGGGAACCAGTTTTTACTGTTTAATGTTCTCGAAAGGAGGTTTAATATTTTCGGACTCCCGTTCTGGCCTCAGGATTTCTATCTGTTTGTAATATCGATGATCATCGGGGTAATATTTATCACACTCTTTACGGTATCCTTCGGAAGGATCTTCTGCGGGTGGATATGCCCCCAAACCATTTTCATGGAAATGGTTTTCAGAAGGATCGAATACTGGATCGATGGCGACCGCGGTGCTCAAATACGTTTGGCCAAACAACCATGGAATGCTGAAAAAATCAGAAAGAGGGGACTAAAATGGAGCATCTTTTTCTTTATTTCTTTTATCATAGCCAATATATTCCTGGCTTATCTGATAGGCAGTGATCAACTTATACGGTATATCCTTGAAGGCCCCGGGAACCATTCAAGTACTTTGGTCTCTTTAACAATCTTCACCGGTGTATTCTATTTCATCTTTGCCTGGTTTAGAGAACAAGTGTGTATCATTGCTTGTCCTTATGGCAGGCTGCAAGGTGTTTTATTAGACAACAAATCTGTAGTCGTTGCATATGATTACAAACGCGGGGAAGCAGAAAACGGAAGAAAAAAATTCAGGAAAAATGAAGACCGAAATGCTTTAGGCCACGGCGATTGTATAGACTGCTCGCAATGCGTTCATGTATGCCCTACGGGGATAGATATCAGAAACGGAACTCAGCTGGAGTGTGTGAATTGTACCGCCTGTATCGATGCCTGTGACCACATTATGGAAAGCGTCGGTTATCCTAAAGGACTGATTCGTTATGCAAGTATTGATAATATTGAAAAGAAAGCGCGTTTTACATTCACTCCGCGGATGAAAGGTTATGTGGCCGTATTAACCATTTTAACAGGATTATTGATTGGGATGCTATTCTTGCGTAACGATGTCGAAGCCTCTGTCCTGAGATTACCCGGACAATTATACGAGCATAAAGGAGATTATATCATCAGCAATGTGTATACCTATAAGGTCATTAATAAAACGGTAAAAGACATTGAAGACGTTCAAATTAAACTGTTATCTCCTAAAGGAGAAATTAAATCTGTAGGCAATAAAACATTTATTATACCTAAGGAAGGATTGGCCGAGGGCACTTTATTTATAGAAATAGACAAAGGTTTACTCGATAATGACAAGACGAAAGTTAAGCTGGGCATCTACAGCGGAGACACTTTGATAGAAACCACAAGTGCTACTTTTTTAGGTCCTAGAAGCTACAGATAGTTAAACCACAAAACTAATCAGGAAAAAATGAAATTTAATTGGGGAACAGGAATCGTAATTGCATTTGCTTTGTTTATAGCATTCATCATGTATATGGTAATTACGATGAGTACGGACAAAAAATATGACCACGATCTGGTTACAGATGAGTATTATAAAAAAGAGTTGTCCTTTCAAGACAAACTGGACAAAGAGCAACAAACCCTTAATGCCGGTTACGACATCTCGATAAAAAAGAATGAAAAAGGGTTATTAATATCGTTCCCCGGTCAAATTAATGATTCAGAAATTACAGGAAAAGTGTTCCTATACAGGCCATCTAATAAACAATTGGATTTTGAAATCCCATTTTCTACATCCAATCATCTATTGCTCATACCTGACAACCGTTTGTTAGATGGCCGCTGGAACATTGAAGTAGACTGGAAATATAATGACTCTTCTTATTTAAACAAAAAAGAAATAACGTATTAACATGCTGTATTCGGCAATAATATTGGGTTTTCTGGGAAGCTTTCACTGCATTGGAATGTGCGGACCAATAGCCTTTGTATTGCCTTTAGACAGAAGTAATCATGTTAAAAAAGCGGGACAGCTATTCCTCTATCATTTGGGGAGACTTTTAAGTTACTCGCTTATTGGTTTACTGTTCGGTTTTCTTGGAAAGGGACTTTATCTTA of the Zhouia spongiae genome contains:
- the ccoG gene encoding cytochrome c oxidase accessory protein CcoG, with the translated sequence MAQNTENKEAFRDSIGTVTKEGKRAWVFPKKPSGNYYKYRKYVSYFLLAFLLLAPFIKINGNQFLLFNVLERRFNIFGLPFWPQDFYLFVISMIIGVIFITLFTVSFGRIFCGWICPQTIFMEMVFRRIEYWIDGDRGAQIRLAKQPWNAEKIRKRGLKWSIFFFISFIIANIFLAYLIGSDQLIRYILEGPGNHSSTLVSLTIFTGVFYFIFAWFREQVCIIACPYGRLQGVLLDNKSVVVAYDYKRGEAENGRKKFRKNEDRNALGHGDCIDCSQCVHVCPTGIDIRNGTQLECVNCTACIDACDHIMESVGYPKGLIRYASIDNIEKKARFTFTPRMKGYVAVLTILTGLLIGMLFLRNDVEASVLRLPGQLYEHKGDYIISNVYTYKVINKTVKDIEDVQIKLLSPKGEIKSVGNKTFIIPKEGLAEGTLFIEIDKGLLDNDKTKVKLGIYSGDTLIETTSATFLGPRSYR
- a CDS encoding FixH family protein, yielding MKFNWGTGIVIAFALFIAFIMYMVITMSTDKKYDHDLVTDEYYKKELSFQDKLDKEQQTLNAGYDISIKKNEKGLLISFPGQINDSEITGKVFLYRPSNKQLDFEIPFSTSNHLLLIPDNRLLDGRWNIEVDWKYNDSSYLNKKEITY